The Nitrogeniibacter aestuarii genome has a window encoding:
- a CDS encoding EVE domain-containing protein, with amino-acid sequence MRYWLMKSEPDDCSIDDLAAMPDQTVPWYGVRNYQARNFMMNQMTPGDPVFFYHSSCPEPGIAGIAKVASTAYPDETQFEPDSRFYDAKASPDTPRWFNVDVAFVRKTRLVGLPELREHPALANMRVLAKGNRLSITPVDPDEWKYIVGTILELNPNEL; translated from the coding sequence GTGCGCTACTGGCTGATGAAGTCCGAACCGGATGATTGTTCCATCGACGATCTGGCGGCCATGCCGGACCAGACCGTGCCATGGTACGGGGTGCGCAACTATCAGGCGCGCAACTTCATGATGAACCAGATGACGCCGGGCGACCCGGTGTTCTTCTATCACTCCTCATGTCCTGAGCCTGGCATCGCGGGCATTGCCAAGGTGGCGTCGACCGCCTACCCGGACGAAACCCAGTTCGAGCCGGACAGCCGTTTCTACGATGCCAAGGCCAGTCCGGACACGCCGCGCTGGTTCAATGTGGACGTGGCTTTCGTGCGCAAGACGCGACTGGTGGGTTTGCCCGAATTGCGCGAGCATCCGGCTTTGGCGAACATGCGCGTGCTCGCCAAGGGCAACCGCTTGTCGATTACGCCGGTGGATCCGGACGAGTGGAAATATATCGTCGGCACGATTCTGGAACTGAATCCCAATGAACTTTGA
- a CDS encoding ABC transporter permease → MIWNTLLLALREIRRNLLRSFLTVLGIVIGVSAVITMVTLGNGATRAISDQISAMGSNLLIVRPGQRLGPGSGSAGAAPFKPELVESVRSQMGSIQAVAPTVFKTVTVVVGNQNWSTTVTGSTNDYFVAGNWTLAGGREFTATELRAGRAVCLVGDTIRRELFGGGNPVGERVRINKFTCEVIGVLAPKGQSAFGSDQDDTIVMPLRTAQRRLTGSTDISRMMVSVNDGVSTDRAKGQLELLMRELRRIGDGEDDDFNVLDTKQIAQTLSSTTQVMTTLLGAVAAVSLLVGGIGIMNIMLVSVTERTREIGIRLAIGAMEKEVLLQFLIEAVVLACLGGLTGVVLATAASIGLSSLMNIPYLFDPGINLISFGFSALIGVVFGFFPARRAARLDPIDALRHE, encoded by the coding sequence ATGATCTGGAACACGCTGCTGCTGGCCTTGCGGGAGATCCGCCGCAACCTGCTGCGTTCCTTTCTGACGGTGCTGGGCATCGTGATCGGGGTGTCGGCGGTGATCACCATGGTCACCCTCGGGAACGGGGCCACACGGGCCATCTCCGATCAGATTTCGGCCATGGGCAGCAATCTGCTGATCGTGCGACCGGGCCAGCGGCTCGGACCCGGCAGTGGTTCGGCCGGGGCGGCGCCGTTCAAGCCCGAACTGGTCGAATCGGTGCGCAGTCAGATGGGCAGCATTCAGGCCGTGGCGCCGACGGTGTTCAAGACGGTGACCGTGGTGGTGGGCAATCAGAACTGGTCAACGACCGTCACGGGGTCGACCAATGACTATTTCGTGGCCGGGAACTGGACCCTGGCCGGAGGGCGTGAGTTCACCGCCACCGAACTGCGTGCCGGGCGCGCCGTGTGCCTGGTCGGCGATACCATCCGGCGTGAGCTGTTCGGCGGCGGCAATCCGGTGGGTGAGCGGGTGCGCATCAACAAGTTCACCTGCGAGGTGATCGGGGTGCTCGCGCCCAAGGGACAGTCCGCCTTCGGCTCCGACCAGGACGACACCATCGTGATGCCCTTGCGCACCGCCCAGCGCCGCCTCACCGGCAGCACCGACATCAGCCGCATGATGGTGTCGGTGAATGATGGCGTGTCGACCGACCGGGCCAAGGGGCAGCTCGAGCTGCTCATGCGCGAGTTGCGTCGCATCGGCGATGGCGAGGACGACGACTTCAACGTGCTCGACACCAAACAGATCGCCCAGACCCTGTCGAGTACCACCCAGGTGATGACCACGCTGCTCGGCGCGGTGGCGGCGGTGAGTCTGCTGGTGGGCGGCATCGGCATCATGAACATCATGCTGGTGTCGGTGACCGAGCGCACCCGCGAGATCGGCATCCGCCTGGCCATCGGCGCCATGGAAAAAGAAGTGTTGCTCCAGTTCCTGATCGAAGCCGTGGTGCTGGCCTGCCTTGGCGGGCTCACCGGCGTGGTGCTGGCGACGGCCGCATCCATCGGCTTGTCGTCCCTGATGAACATCCCCTACCTGTTCGATCCGGGCATCAATCTGATTTCCTTCGGTTTCTCGGCGCTCATCGGGGTGGTCTTCGGATTCTTCCCCGCACGCCGGGCGGCGCGGCTGGACCCGATTGACGCGCTACGTCACGAGTAG
- a CDS encoding ABC transporter ATP-binding protein encodes MNAPAPLIELAAVTKTYGQGQAMFQALRGVDLRIDSGEFVAVMGPSGSGKSTVMNILGCLDTPTTGSYRFMGAAVEQLDRDQRAMLRRNYLGFVFQGFNLLARTSAQENVELPLLYRGETAADRHRLAREALELVGLDRWADHTPAELSGGQQQRVAIARAIVTQPKVLLADEPTGNLDTQRSHEIMTLIRELNDTRGITVLMVTHEPDMAEFASRQVHFVDGKVDTDSLAPQETA; translated from the coding sequence ATGAATGCGCCAGCACCCTTGATCGAGCTGGCCGCGGTCACCAAGACGTACGGGCAGGGGCAGGCCATGTTTCAGGCCCTGCGCGGGGTGGACCTGCGAATCGACAGCGGTGAATTCGTGGCCGTGATGGGCCCGAGCGGTTCCGGCAAGTCCACGGTGATGAACATTCTCGGCTGTCTGGATACGCCCACCACCGGCTCGTACCGGTTCATGGGTGCCGCGGTGGAGCAACTGGATCGTGATCAGCGGGCAATGCTCAGGCGGAATTATCTGGGCTTCGTGTTTCAGGGCTTCAACCTGCTGGCACGCACCTCGGCGCAGGAGAACGTGGAACTGCCCCTGTTGTACCGGGGGGAGACGGCGGCGGATCGACATCGGCTGGCGCGCGAAGCGCTCGAACTGGTCGGGCTCGACCGCTGGGCCGATCACACCCCGGCCGAGTTGTCCGGCGGTCAGCAGCAGCGGGTGGCCATCGCCCGCGCCATTGTCACCCAACCCAAGGTGCTGCTCGCCGACGAACCCACGGGCAATCTGGACACCCAGCGCAGCCACGAGATCATGACGCTGATCCGCGAGCTCAACGACACGCGGGGTATCACCGTGCTGATGGTCACCCACGAGCCCGACATGGCGGAGTTTGCTTCGCGGCAGGTGCATTTCGTCGACGGCAAGGTCGATACCGACAGTCTCGCCCCGCAGGAAACGGCATGA
- a CDS encoding efflux RND transporter periplasmic adaptor subunit, which translates to MSDSKRAADEASTLDLGPRRRAGGRAWRWLVLLVLIAGGLWGWLASGDSQRSVRYQSTDAVRGDMTVTVSATGTLQPTNQVDVGSELSGIITRVLVEDNDEVSEGQVIAQLDTAKLKDAITSARASLESARAGVLQAQATVTEAQSNLARQENVFKISGGKVPSKAELDTVRATLSRARADLAAAKAAVTVREAELSSADTNLEKASIKSPINGVVLLRDAEPGQTVAASLQAPVLFTLAEDLSQMELEVNVDEADVGQVAEGQQASFSVDAYPDRRYPATITRVSFGATTTDNVVSYVTTLKVDNDDLSLRPGMTATAEIVTVTRANALLVPNAALRFTPVTGAAERSRSLVERLMPRPPRNRAPKTAKPIEGSTARQVWVLRGDQAEAVNVTIGVTDGRQTEIVGGDLKAGDAVITDSVSTET; encoded by the coding sequence GAGCACCCTCGACCTGGGGCCCAGGCGCCGCGCAGGGGGGCGGGCATGGCGCTGGCTTGTTCTGCTGGTGCTGATTGCCGGGGGCCTCTGGGGGTGGCTGGCGTCGGGGGACTCGCAGCGCAGCGTGCGTTACCAGAGCACCGACGCTGTGCGCGGCGACATGACCGTGACCGTCTCTGCCACGGGGACCTTGCAACCGACCAATCAGGTGGATGTGGGCAGCGAGCTCTCGGGCATCATCACCCGCGTGCTTGTCGAGGATAACGACGAAGTGAGCGAAGGGCAGGTGATTGCGCAGCTCGACACCGCCAAACTCAAGGACGCCATCACCAGCGCGCGGGCTTCGCTCGAATCGGCGCGTGCCGGGGTGCTGCAGGCGCAGGCGACCGTGACCGAAGCCCAATCGAACCTGGCGCGGCAGGAGAACGTCTTCAAGATCTCCGGGGGCAAAGTCCCCTCGAAGGCGGAGCTCGACACGGTACGCGCGACCCTGAGCCGTGCGCGTGCGGATCTGGCCGCGGCGAAGGCGGCGGTCACCGTGCGCGAAGCCGAGCTCAGCTCGGCCGACACCAATCTGGAGAAGGCGTCGATCAAGTCCCCGATCAACGGGGTCGTCCTGTTGCGCGATGCCGAACCGGGCCAGACCGTGGCCGCCTCGCTGCAGGCGCCGGTGCTGTTCACCCTGGCAGAAGATCTGTCACAGATGGAGCTGGAGGTGAATGTGGATGAGGCCGATGTCGGGCAGGTGGCCGAAGGTCAGCAGGCTTCCTTCTCGGTCGATGCCTATCCCGATCGCAGGTATCCGGCCACGATCACACGAGTGAGCTTCGGCGCGACCACCACCGACAACGTGGTGTCCTACGTGACCACCCTGAAGGTGGATAACGACGATCTGTCCCTGCGGCCGGGCATGACGGCCACCGCCGAAATCGTGACCGTCACGCGGGCCAACGCCTTGCTCGTGCCCAACGCGGCCTTGCGCTTCACGCCCGTCACGGGCGCGGCGGAGCGCAGCCGCTCGCTGGTCGAGCGCCTGATGCCCCGCCCGCCGCGTAACCGGGCTCCCAAGACTGCCAAGCCTATCGAGGGGTCGACGGCGCGTCAGGTGTGGGTACTGCGTGGCGATCAAGCGGAGGCCGTCAATGTGACGATCGGCGTGACCGACGGTCGCCAGACCGAGATCGTGGGCGGTGACCTCAAGGCCGGCGACGCGGTCATCACCGACAGCGTGAGCACGGAGACATGA